Proteins encoded together in one Desulfosporosinus meridiei DSM 13257 window:
- a CDS encoding ABC transporter ATP-binding protein, with amino-acid sequence MKLVLDQVSKSFGGLAALSNVSFKVNEGEIVGIIGPNGAGKTTLFNLITGIFPPTEGSITYKEKNILGLRPYKVTELGLARTFQNIRLFGHLSPLENVMVGAHCRTKSGVWRGLWHTPAQRKEEKRTRERAQELLKLVGIEEDIDAPASSLPYGQQRRLEIARALATEPELILLDEPAAGMNESETEDLRLLIKKIQTMGKTVILIEHDMNLVMNVCDRLMVINFGQKIAEGTPAEIQQNPLVIEAYLGREED; translated from the coding sequence ATGAAATTAGTCCTTGACCAAGTGAGTAAAAGCTTTGGCGGCTTGGCTGCCTTAAGCAATGTCAGCTTTAAAGTCAATGAGGGGGAAATCGTGGGAATTATCGGCCCCAACGGGGCAGGCAAGACTACCCTCTTTAACTTGATTACCGGGATTTTCCCTCCTACAGAGGGGAGTATCACTTATAAAGAGAAAAACATCTTAGGCTTGCGCCCCTATAAGGTTACTGAGCTGGGCTTAGCCCGAACCTTTCAGAATATCCGGCTTTTTGGTCATTTAAGTCCTTTGGAAAATGTCATGGTCGGGGCTCATTGCCGGACCAAGTCCGGGGTCTGGAGAGGGTTATGGCACACTCCTGCCCAACGCAAAGAAGAGAAGAGGACCAGAGAACGGGCCCAAGAACTCCTGAAGTTAGTGGGAATTGAAGAGGATATCGACGCTCCCGCCAGCTCCTTGCCCTATGGACAGCAACGCCGTCTAGAGATTGCCAGGGCTCTGGCCACTGAACCGGAGTTAATTCTGCTCGATGAGCCGGCGGCAGGGATGAATGAGAGTGAAACGGAAGACTTGCGTCTGCTGATTAAGAAAATCCAAACCATGGGCAAGACAGTGATCCTGATTGAACATGATATGAACCTGGTAATGAACGTCTGTGATCGCCTGATGGTGATCAATTTTGGACAAAAGATTGCT